In Prochlorococcus marinus XMU1404, the following proteins share a genomic window:
- a CDS encoding bifunctional 4-hydroxy-2-oxoglutarate aldolase/2-dehydro-3-deoxy-phosphogluconate aldolase, whose product MNNKEDSFSEILKIESFFLLIKPEDSIYSNNYIRNLFFEELDSLVKLGLKNIEISWSKNENWLNFVSDIKIKYPRINLGSASIVNMQSIEDSLKIGLNFSMMKFWDKDLFNYARSRNYLLIPGINNLKHLKEAIDLNCNIIKIYPIKSKDSSIDILNYKNIDFIAAGGLSINDLKTYKSLGYKAVVIGDKAIKNKKFDPKIFEWLKNN is encoded by the coding sequence ATGAATAATAAAGAAGATTCTTTTTCGGAGATACTGAAAATAGAATCTTTTTTTTTACTTATAAAACCTGAAGATAGTATTTACTCAAATAACTATATAAGAAATTTATTTTTCGAAGAATTAGACAGCTTAGTAAAATTAGGATTAAAGAATATTGAGATAAGTTGGTCTAAAAATGAAAATTGGTTGAATTTTGTATCTGATATCAAAATCAAATATCCAAGAATTAATTTAGGCTCTGCCTCCATAGTAAATATGCAATCAATAGAGGATTCTTTAAAAATTGGATTAAATTTTTCGATGATGAAATTTTGGGATAAAGATCTTTTCAATTATGCGAGGTCAAGAAATTATTTATTAATTCCTGGTATTAATAATTTAAAACATCTTAAGGAGGCGATAGATTTAAATTGCAACATTATCAAAATTTACCCAATAAAAAGTAAAGATAGTTCGATAGATATACTCAACTATAAAAATATTGATTTCATTGCTGCTGGAGGACTATCAATCAATGATTTAAAAACTTATAAATCTTTAGGGTATAAAGCAGTCGTAATTGGAGATAAAGCAATCAAAAATAAAAAATTTGATCCAAAAATATTTGAATGGCTCAAAAATAATTAA
- the ftsH gene encoding ATP-dependent zinc metalloprotease FtsH yields the protein MNKRWRNVGLYVLAVITVIFIGTSVFDKPSTENATKTLRYSDFIEAVQDKEISRVLISPDNATAQVVENDGSRSEVNLAPDKDLLKILTDNNVDIAVTPTKLANPWQQAISSLIFPVLLIGGLFFLFRRSQSGNAGGGNPAMSFGKSKARLQMEPSTQVTFSDVAGVEGAKLELTEVVDFLKSPDRFTAVGAKIPKGVLLVGPPGTGKTLLAKAVAGEAAVPFFSISGSEFVEMFVGVGASRVRDLFEQAKKNAPCIVFIDEIDAVGRQRGAGMGGGNDEREQTLNQLLTEMDGFEGNSGIIIVAATNRPDVLDSALMRPGRFDRQVTVDRPDYAGRLQILNVHAKDKTLSKDVDLDKVARRTPGFTGADLANLLNEAAILAARKDLDKVSNDEVGDAIERVMAGPEKKDRVISDKKKELVAYHEAGHALVGALMPDYDPVAKVSIIPRGQAGGLTFFTPSEERMESGLYSRSYLQNQMAVALGGRVAEEIVYGEEEVTTGASNDLQQVANVARQMITKFGMSDKIGPVALGQSQGGMFLGRDMSSTRDFSEDTAATIDVEVSELVDVAYKRATKVLSDNRTVLDEMAQMLIERETIDTEDIQELLNRSEVKVANYI from the coding sequence GTGAACAAACGTTGGAGAAACGTAGGGCTGTACGTCCTAGCTGTGATTACAGTTATTTTCATAGGTACTTCTGTTTTTGATAAACCTAGTACAGAAAATGCTACTAAGACCTTAAGATATAGTGATTTTATAGAGGCGGTTCAAGATAAAGAAATCAGTAGAGTTCTAATTTCTCCAGATAATGCCACAGCTCAAGTTGTTGAAAATGATGGGAGTAGATCTGAAGTCAATTTAGCTCCTGACAAAGATTTACTGAAAATCCTAACTGATAATAATGTAGATATAGCAGTAACCCCCACAAAATTAGCTAATCCTTGGCAACAGGCTATAAGTAGTTTAATTTTTCCAGTTCTTTTAATAGGAGGACTATTTTTTCTTTTCAGAAGATCCCAAAGTGGGAACGCTGGTGGAGGTAATCCTGCAATGAGTTTTGGCAAGAGTAAAGCTAGACTCCAAATGGAACCATCTACACAAGTGACTTTTTCAGATGTTGCAGGTGTTGAAGGCGCAAAGTTAGAATTAACCGAAGTAGTAGATTTTCTTAAAAGCCCAGATAGATTTACAGCAGTCGGAGCAAAAATTCCTAAAGGAGTTCTTCTCGTTGGCCCTCCAGGGACAGGAAAAACATTATTAGCTAAAGCTGTTGCTGGAGAAGCAGCAGTTCCCTTTTTCTCAATATCAGGTTCAGAATTTGTAGAGATGTTTGTTGGTGTTGGTGCCAGCAGAGTTAGAGATCTTTTTGAGCAAGCTAAGAAAAATGCACCTTGCATAGTTTTCATTGATGAAATAGATGCGGTGGGAAGACAAAGGGGTGCTGGTATGGGTGGAGGAAATGATGAAAGAGAACAAACTTTAAACCAACTCCTTACAGAAATGGATGGTTTCGAAGGTAATTCTGGAATAATAATAGTTGCTGCGACCAATAGACCTGACGTTTTAGATTCAGCTTTAATGCGTCCCGGAAGATTCGATAGACAGGTAACTGTAGATAGACCTGATTACGCCGGAAGATTACAAATACTAAATGTTCACGCAAAAGATAAAACACTTTCCAAAGACGTGGATTTAGATAAAGTTGCGAGAAGAACTCCAGGCTTTACAGGTGCTGATTTAGCTAATTTACTCAACGAGGCAGCAATACTAGCAGCTAGAAAAGATCTTGATAAAGTAAGTAATGATGAAGTCGGCGATGCTATTGAAAGAGTTATGGCTGGACCTGAAAAGAAAGATAGAGTTATTAGTGATAAGAAAAAAGAATTAGTTGCTTATCATGAAGCTGGTCATGCGCTTGTAGGAGCATTGATGCCTGATTATGATCCTGTTGCAAAAGTCTCGATTATTCCTAGAGGTCAAGCTGGAGGTCTGACATTTTTTACCCCAAGTGAAGAAAGAATGGAGTCAGGTCTCTACTCTCGTTCTTACCTTCAAAATCAAATGGCTGTAGCACTAGGAGGAAGAGTTGCTGAAGAAATAGTCTATGGAGAAGAAGAGGTCACCACTGGAGCTTCAAATGATTTACAGCAAGTTGCTAATGTAGCCAGACAAATGATCACTAAATTTGGCATGAGTGACAAAATAGGTCCAGTTGCTTTAGGTCAATCTCAAGGTGGAATGTTCTTAGGAAGAGATATGAGCTCTACAAGAGACTTTTCAGAAGACACTGCTGCAACAATTGATGTAGAGGTTTCTGAGCTTGTTGATGTTGCTTATAAGAGAGCTACAAAAGTTTTATCAGACAATAGAACTGTTCTTGATGAAATGGCCCAGATGCTTATCGAGAGAGAAACAATAGACACTGAAGATATTCAAGAATTGCTTAATCGTTCAGAGGTTAAAGTCGCAAACTATATCTAA